In one window of Escherichia coli DSM 30083 = JCM 1649 = ATCC 11775 DNA:
- the pgrR gene encoding DNA-binding transcriptional regulator PgrR yields MKREEIADLMAFVVVAEERSFTRAAARLSMAQSALSQIVRRIEERLGLRLLTRTTRSVVPTEAGEHLLSVLGPMLHDIDSALTSLSDLQNRPSGTIRITTVEHAAKTILLPAMRTFLKSHPEIDIQLTIDYGLTDVVSERFDAGVRLGGEMDKDMIAIRIGPDIPMAIVGSPDYFSRRSAPTSVSQLIDHQAINLYLPTSGTANRWRLIRGGREVRVRMEGQLLLNTIDLIIDAAIDGHGLAYLPYDQVERAIKGKKLIRVLDKFTPDLPGYHLYYPHRRHAGSAFSLFIDRLKYKGAV; encoded by the coding sequence ATGAAGCGTGAAGAAATCGCTGATCTGATGGCGTTTGTCGTCGTTGCAGAGGAGCGTAGCTTCACTCGCGCAGCAGCCCGCCTGAGCATGGCGCAGTCAGCTTTAAGCCAGATAGTGCGCCGTATAGAAGAACGATTGGGATTGCGGCTTCTGACGCGAACCACGCGCAGCGTTGTACCCACTGAAGCGGGCGAGCATCTTTTGTCTGTTCTTGGCCCTATGTTGCATGACATAGATTCTGCCCTGACATCCCTGAGCGATCTGCAGAACCGCCCATCCGGGACAATACGTATTACTACTGTAGAACATGCAGCAAAAACGATATTGTTACCAGCTATGCGCACATTCCTGAAATCGCATCCTGAAATTGATATTCAGCTTACCATTGATTATGGTTTGACCGATGTCGTTTCTGAACGTTTTGATGCAGGCGTCCGTCTGGGTGGGGAGATGGATAAAGATATGATCGCCATTCGAATCGGGCCAGACATACCAATGGCTATTGTTGGCTCACCGGATTATTTTTCTCGTCGAAGTGCTCCAACGTCAGTGTCACAATTAATAGATCATCAGGCAATTAATTTGTATCTTCCCACATCGGGTACAGCAAATCGCTGGAGATTAATACGCGGTGGACGTGAAGTTCGTGTTCGCATGGAAGGTCAGCTTTTACTGAATACGATAGACCTGATCATTGATGCTGCAATTGATGGGCATGGATTGGCGTATCTACCTTATGATCAGGTTGAGCGGGCTATTAAAGGAAAAAAACTGATACGTGTTTTGGATAAATTCACACCAGATTTACCCGGTTATCACCTGTACTATCCACACCGTCGACATGCTGGCTCGGCATTCTCATTATTTATAGATAGGCTGAAGTATAAAGGTGCTGTTTAG
- the ynaJ gene encoding DUF2534 family protein yields MIMAKLKSAKGKKFLFGLLAVFIIAASVVTRATIGGVIEQYNIPLSEWTTSMYVIQSSMIFVYSLVFTVLLAIPLGIYFLGGEEQ; encoded by the coding sequence ATGATTATGGCGAAACTGAAGTCAGCGAAAGGGAAGAAATTTCTCTTTGGTTTGTTGGCGGTTTTCATTATTGCGGCGTCGGTTGTGACTCGCGCGACCATCGGCGGCGTTATAGAACAGTACAATATTCCGCTGTCTGAGTGGACGACATCAATGTATGTGATTCAGTCATCGATGATTTTTGTTTATAGCCTGGTCTTTACTGTGTTGCTGGCAATCCCGTTGGGAATTTATTTCCTTGGCGGCGAAGAGCAGTAA
- the mppA gene encoding murein tripeptide ABC transporter substrate-binding protein MppA, with product MKHSVSVTCCALLVSSISLSYAAEVPSGTVLAEKQELVRHIKDEPASLDPAKAVGLPEIQVIRDLFEGLVNQNEKGEIVPGVATQWKSNDNRIWTFTLRDNAKWADGTPVTAQDFVYSWQRLVDPKTLSPFAWFAALAGINNAQAIIDGKAAPDQLGVTAVDAHTLKIQLDKPLPWFVNLTANFAFFPVQKANVESSKEWTKPGNLIGNGAYVLKERVVNEKLVVVPNTHYWDNAKTVLQKVTFLPINQESAATKRYLAGDIDITESFPKNMYQKLLKDIPGQVYTPPQLGTYYYAFNTQKGPTADQRVRLALSMTIDRRLMTEKVLGTGEKPAWHFTPDVTAGFTPEPSPFEQMSQEELNAQAKTLLSAAGYGPQKPLKLTLLYNTSENHQKIAIAVASMWKKNLGVDVKLQNQEWKTYIDSRNTGNFDVIRASWVGDYNEPSTFLTLLTSTHSGNISRFNNPAYDKVLAQASTENTVKARNADYNAAEKILMEQAPIAPIYQYTNGRLIKPWLKGYPINNPEDVAYSRTMYIVKH from the coding sequence ATGAAGCACTCTGTTTCAGTCACGTGTTGTGCGCTGTTGGTCAGCAGCATTTCTCTTTCGTATGCTGCTGAAGTTCCGAGCGGCACAGTACTGGCAGAGAAGCAGGAGCTGGTGCGCCACATTAAAGATGAGCCAGCGTCGCTGGATCCCGCTAAAGCCGTGGGCCTGCCGGAGATTCAGGTCATTCGCGATCTGTTTGAAGGACTGGTGAATCAGAACGAGAAAGGGGAGATTGTCCCCGGCGTTGCGACTCAGTGGAAAAGTAATGACAACCGTATATGGACTTTTACCCTGCGCGATAACGCAAAATGGGCGGATGGCACACCGGTAACGGCGCAAGATTTTGTCTACAGCTGGCAACGTCTGGTGGACCCGAAAACGCTATCGCCATTTGCATGGTTTGCCGCGCTGGCGGGAATCAACAACGCACAGGCGATTATTGATGGTAAAGCCGCGCCTGACCAGCTTGGCGTCACCGCAGTTGATGCCCATACTTTGAAAATCCAGCTTGATAAACCATTGCCGTGGTTTGTGAATTTAACCGCTAACTTTGCCTTCTTCCCGGTGCAAAAAGCCAACGTAGAAAGCAGTAAAGAGTGGACGAAACCCGGAAATCTGATCGGCAATGGCGCTTATGTTCTTAAAGAGCGCGTAGTCAATGAAAAACTGGTCGTAGTGCCGAATACCCATTATTGGGATAACGCCAAAACGGTACTGCAAAAAGTGACCTTCCTGCCAATTAATCAGGAATCCGCAGCCACTAAGCGTTATCTCGCGGGGGATATTGATATCACCGAATCCTTCCCGAAAAATATGTATCAGAAGTTGTTGAAGGATATTCCGGGGCAGGTTTATACGCCGCCGCAGCTCGGGACCTATTATTATGCGTTTAACACGCAAAAAGGGCCGACGGCAGATCAGCGCGTTCGCCTGGCATTAAGTATGACGATAGATCGCCGCCTGATGACCGAAAAAGTGTTGGGGACGGGCGAAAAGCCAGCGTGGCATTTTACACCAGATGTTACCGCGGGATTTACGCCGGAACCTTCGCCGTTTGAACAAATGAGTCAGGAAGAACTGAATGCGCAGGCAAAAACTTTGTTGAGCGCAGCTGGTTATGGTCCGCAAAAACCGCTGAAGTTGACGCTTTTGTATAACACTTCAGAAAACCATCAAAAAATTGCGATTGCTGTAGCATCGATGTGGAAAAAGAACCTGGGCGTAGATGTTAAATTGCAAAACCAGGAATGGAAAACCTATATCGATAGCCGTAATACCGGCAATTTTGATGTTATCCGCGCCTCGTGGGTAGGGGATTATAATGAACCCTCCACTTTCCTGACATTATTAACGTCAACGCATTCCGGGAATATTTCACGCTTTAACAATCCGGCATATGACAAAGTTCTGGCCCAGGCATCGACGGAAAATACCGTTAAAGCGCGTAATGCCGATTACAACGCGGCAGAAAAAATCCTCATGGAGCAAGCACCGATTGCACCAATTTATCAATATACCAATGGACGATTAATCAAGCCGTGGCTGAAAGGTTATCCCATTAATAACCCTGAAGATGTGGCGTACAGTCGGACTATGTATATTGTGAAGCATTAA
- the ycjY gene encoding alpha/beta hydrolase: MMNNKVSFTNSNNPTISLSAVIYFPPKFDETRQYPAIVVSHPGGGVKEQTAGTYAEKLAEKGFVTIAYDASYQGESGGEPRQLENPYIRTEDVSAVIDYLTTLSYVDNTRIGAMGICAGAGYTANAAIQDRRIKAIGTVSAVNIGSMFRNGWENNVKSIDALPYVDAGSNARTSDISSGEYATMPLAPMKESDAPNEELRQAWEYYHTPRAQYPTAPGYATLRSLNQIITYDAYHMAEVYLTQPIQIVAGSQAGSKCMSDDLYDRASSQDKRYHIVEGANHMDLYDGKVYVAEAISVLAPFFEETL; the protein is encoded by the coding sequence ATGATGAATAATAAAGTCAGCTTCACTAACAGCAATAATCCAACCATCTCTTTGTCTGCAGTGATCTATTTCCCTCCAAAATTTGATGAAACCCGTCAGTATCCGGCAATTGTGGTATCTCACCCAGGTGGGGGCGTTAAAGAGCAAACGGCCGGAACCTATGCCGAAAAACTGGCGGAAAAGGGATTTGTCACTATTGCTTATGACGCATCTTATCAAGGTGAAAGCGGCGGCGAGCCGCGTCAGTTAGAAAACCCATACATTCGTACTGAAGACGTCAGTGCCGTGATTGATTACCTGACAACGCTTTCTTATGTCGACAATACCCGAATTGGTGCGATGGGAATTTGTGCCGGAGCAGGATATACAGCCAATGCTGCAATTCAGGATCGCCGCATCAAGGCCATCGGTACTGTTAGTGCGGTCAATATTGGTTCGATGTTCCGTAATGGTTGGGAAAACAATGTGAAATCTATTGATGCCCTACCATACGTTGACGCGGGTTCAAACGCCCGAACCAGCGATATTAGCAGCGGAGAATACGCCACTATGCCACTGGCACCAATGAAGGAGTCCGATGCGCCGAACGAAGAACTGCGTCAGGCCTGGGAGTATTACCACACCCCTCGCGCGCAGTATCCAACAGCACCGGGTTACGCTACTTTGCGCAGCCTTAACCAGATTATTACCTATGATGCTTACCATATGGCGGAAGTGTACCTGACTCAGCCGATACAGATTGTGGCGGGCAGCCAGGCTGGGAGCAAATGCATGAGTGACGACCTGTACGATCGAGCATCAAGCCAGGATAAACGCTATCACATTGTTGAAGGCGCAAACCATATGGATCTTTATGATGGCAAAGTCTATGTGGCTGAAGCAATTTCAGTATTAGCTCCGTTCTTTGAGGAAACTCTGTAA
- a CDS encoding AraC family transcriptional regulator — MTITLQPKASPGHHIIGLDSEHLNGGTVPWHKHLYAQLLYPAEGVVRVWAGESVWLVHASSALWLPPQMPHKFVATGNVLLKTVLVSEAESETLGKVCFMTGISPLLRELLIAINQLPPSQSTTDKQQLRFSALETLILQEIKMGVKMSLELPWPNDERLQQLCENLLNNQGYLPTLDNLADKINVSSRTLMRLFVKETGLTFRHWVQQMHVISAVTLLDDGYSLTKIAHRLGYASAESFGNMFKRRTGYSPGKFTRRLTMHDYAITRQMI, encoded by the coding sequence ATGACAATCACACTGCAACCCAAAGCATCACCAGGGCATCACATTATCGGACTGGATTCGGAACATCTGAATGGAGGCACAGTTCCCTGGCATAAACATCTCTATGCCCAGTTGCTTTACCCGGCTGAAGGAGTCGTTCGTGTATGGGCTGGAGAAAGCGTCTGGCTAGTGCATGCCAGCAGCGCGCTTTGGCTGCCCCCACAAATGCCGCATAAGTTTGTTGCGACAGGCAACGTACTTTTAAAAACCGTACTGGTTTCAGAAGCGGAAAGTGAAACGCTGGGAAAAGTTTGCTTCATGACGGGTATTTCACCCCTGTTAAGAGAATTACTAATTGCAATTAACCAACTTCCACCGTCGCAAAGTACCACAGATAAACAACAGTTACGTTTTTCAGCCCTCGAGACACTGATACTTCAGGAAATAAAAATGGGGGTGAAAATGTCACTTGAACTCCCTTGGCCAAATGATGAGCGGCTACAGCAGCTTTGTGAGAATTTGCTAAACAACCAAGGGTATCTGCCAACACTGGATAATCTAGCGGATAAAATTAACGTCAGTAGCCGTACACTCATGCGCTTATTTGTTAAAGAGACGGGATTAACATTTCGCCACTGGGTTCAGCAAATGCACGTTATTTCTGCAGTGACGCTTCTTGATGATGGATATTCGTTGACCAAAATTGCCCATCGTCTGGGCTATGCCTCAGCTGAATCGTTCGGCAATATGTTTAAGCGTCGAACGGGCTACTCGCCCGGTAAATTTACTCGTCGATTAACGATGCATGATTATGCAATCACAAGGCAAATGATTTAA
- the ynaI gene encoding low conductance mechanosensitive channel YnaI gives MIAELFTNNALNLVIIFGSCAALILMSFWFRRGNRKRKGFLFHAVQFLIYTIIISAVGSIINYVIENYKLKFITPGVIDFICTSLIAVILTIKLFLLINQFEKQQIKKGRDITSARIMSRIIKITIIVVLVLLYGEHFGMSLSGLLTFGGIGGLAVGMAGKDILSNFFSGIMLYFDRPFSIGDWIRSPDRNIEGTVTEIGWRITKIKTFDNRPLYVPNSLFSSISVENPGRMTNRRITTTIGLRYEDAAKVGVIVEAVREMLKNHPAIDQRQTLLVYFNQFADSSLNIMVYCFTKTTVWAEWLAAQQDVYLKIIDIVQSHGADFAFPSQTLYMDNITPPDQGR, from the coding sequence ATGATCGCTGAACTGTTTACAAATAATGCGCTTAATCTGGTCATTATTTTCGGTAGCTGCGCAGCATTGATTCTGATGAGCTTTTGGTTTCGCCGTGGAAATCGTAAAAGAAAAGGATTTTTATTCCATGCGGTGCAATTTTTAATCTACACCATAATTATTAGTGCTGTTGGTAGCATCATTAACTATGTTATAGAAAACTATAAACTCAAATTTATCACCCCAGGCGTTATCGATTTTATCTGTACGTCCCTGATTGCGGTTATTCTGACGATTAAGCTATTTCTGCTGATTAATCAGTTTGAAAAACAGCAGATTAAAAAAGGTCGCGATATCACCAGTGCGCGGATCATGTCGCGCATTATCAAAATCACCATTATTGTGGTGCTTGTTCTGCTTTATGGCGAACATTTCGGCATGAGCCTTTCTGGCTTGTTGACCTTTGGTGGTATTGGTGGTCTGGCTGTCGGTATGGCCGGTAAAGATATTCTGAGTAACTTCTTTTCCGGGATTATGCTCTATTTCGACCGTCCTTTCAGTATTGGCGACTGGATCCGTTCACCGGACAGAAATATCGAAGGTACAGTAACGGAAATTGGCTGGCGAATTACCAAAATTAAGACCTTTGATAATCGTCCATTGTACGTACCGAACTCGCTGTTTTCGTCGATCAGCGTAGAAAATCCTGGACGAATGACCAACCGGCGCATTACCACGACCATTGGTTTACGTTATGAGGATGCGGCAAAAGTGGGCGTTATTGTCGAAGCCGTACGTGAGATGCTGAAAAATCACCCGGCCATCGACCAGCGACAAACCTTACTGGTTTATTTCAACCAGTTTGCTGATTCGTCATTAAATATTATGGTTTATTGCTTTACCAAAACCACGGTATGGGCTGAGTGGCTTGCCGCACAGCAAGACGTTTATTTGAAGATTATCGATATTGTACAGTCACACGGCGCGGACTTTGCCTTCCCCAGCCAGACGCTGTATATGGATAACATTACACCGCCGGACCAGGGTCGCTAA
- the mpaA gene encoding murein tripeptide amidase MpaA encodes MTVTRPRAERGAFPPGTEHYGRSLLGAPLIWFPAPAASHESGLILAGTHGDENSSIVTLSCALRTLTPSLRRHHVVLCVNPDGCQLGLRANANGVDLNRNFPAANWKEGETVYRWNSAAEERDVVLLTGDKPGSEPETQALCQLIHRIQPAWVVSFHDPLACIEDPRHSELGEWLAQAFELPLVTSVGYETPGSFGSWCADLNLHCITAEFPPISSDEASEKYLFAMANLLRWHPKDAIRPS; translated from the coding sequence ATGACCGTAACTCGCCCACGCGCCGAACGCGGCGCATTTCCGCCCGGAACAGAACATTACGGACGTTCATTATTGGGCGCGCCGTTAATCTGGTTTCCGGCCCCTGCAGCCAGTCACGAAAGTGGTTTGATTCTGGCTGGCACTCACGGTGATGAAAACTCTTCGATCGTCACGCTCTCCTGTGCTCTGCGGACTTTGACACCTTCTTTGCGCCGCCATCATGTGGTGCTGTGTGTGAATCCTGACGGCTGCCAGTTAGGGTTACGGGCCAATGCTAATGGTGTGGATTTAAACCGAAACTTTCCGGCAGCGAACTGGAAGGAAGGTGAAACAGTTTATCGCTGGAACAGCGCCGCTGAAGAACGTGATGTCGTTTTACTGACAGGTGACAAACCTGGCTCCGAACCTGAAACCCAGGCGCTGTGCCAGCTTATACACCGCATTCAACCTGCCTGGGTGGTCTCATTCCACGATCCGCTGGCCTGTATTGAAGATCCCAGACACAGCGAATTAGGTGAATGGCTGGCCCAGGCGTTTGAATTGCCTCTGGTAACCAGCGTCGGTTATGAAACGCCTGGCTCTTTCGGCAGTTGGTGTGCAGATCTCAACTTGCATTGCATCACCGCAGAGTTTCCACCCATCTCCTCCGACGAAGCCAGCGAAAAATATCTCTTTGCGATGGCAAACTTGCTGCGCTGGCATCCTAAAGATGCAATTCGCCCGTCGTAA
- the fnr gene encoding fumarate/nitrate reduction transcriptional regulator Fnr: MIPEKRIIRRIQSGGCAIHCQDCSISQLCIPFTLNEHELDQLDNIIERKKPIQKGQTLFKAGDELKSLYAIRSGTIKSYTITEQGDEQITGFHLAGDLVGFDAIGSGHHPSFAQALETSMVCEIPFETLDDLSGKMPNLRQQMMRLMSGEIKGDQDMILLLSKKNAEERLAAFIYNLSRRFAQRGFSPREFRLTMTRGDIGNYLGLTVETISRLLGRFQKSGMLAVKGKYITIENNDALAQLAGHTRNVA, encoded by the coding sequence ATGATCCCGGAAAAGCGAATTATACGGCGCATTCAGTCTGGCGGTTGTGCTATCCATTGCCAGGATTGCAGCATCAGCCAGCTTTGCATCCCGTTCACACTCAACGAACATGAGCTTGATCAGCTTGATAATATCATTGAGCGGAAGAAGCCTATTCAGAAAGGCCAGACGCTGTTTAAGGCTGGAGATGAACTAAAATCGCTTTATGCCATCCGCTCCGGTACGATTAAAAGTTATACCATCACTGAGCAAGGCGACGAGCAAATCACTGGTTTCCATTTAGCAGGCGATCTGGTGGGATTTGATGCCATCGGCAGCGGTCATCACCCGAGTTTCGCGCAGGCGCTGGAAACCTCGATGGTATGTGAAATCCCGTTCGAAACGCTGGACGATTTGTCTGGTAAAATGCCGAATCTGCGTCAGCAGATGATGCGTCTGATGAGCGGTGAAATCAAAGGCGATCAGGACATGATCCTGCTGTTGTCGAAGAAAAATGCCGAGGAACGTCTGGCTGCATTCATCTACAACCTGTCCCGTCGTTTTGCCCAACGCGGCTTCTCCCCTCGTGAATTCCGCCTGACGATGACTCGTGGTGATATCGGTAACTATCTGGGCCTGACGGTTGAAACCATCAGCCGTCTGCTGGGTCGCTTCCAGAAAAGCGGTATGCTGGCAGTCAAAGGTAAATACATCACTATCGAAAATAACGATGCGCTGGCCCAGCTTGCTGGTCATACGCGTAACGTTGCCTGA
- the ogt gene encoding methylated-DNA--[protein]-cysteine S-methyltransferase, whose protein sequence is MLRLLEEKIATPLGPLWVICDEQFRLRAVEWEEYSERMVQLLDIHYRKEGYERISATNPGGLSDKLREYFAGNLSIIDTLPTATGGTPFQREVWKTLRTIPCGQVMHYGQLAEQLGRPGAARAVGAANGSNPISIVVPCHRVIGRNGTMTGYAGGVQRKEWLLRHEGYLLL, encoded by the coding sequence ATGCTGAGATTACTTGAAGAAAAAATTGCCACGCCACTGGGTCCACTGTGGGTGATTTGCGATGAGCAATTTCGCCTGCGGGCGGTTGAATGGGAAGAGTACAGCGAACGCATGGTGCAGCTGCTGGACATCCATTATCGCAAAGAAGGCTATGAGCGCATTTCTGCCACCAACCCAGGTGGTTTAAGCGACAAGCTTCGTGAATATTTTGCCGGTAATCTTAGCATTATTGATACGCTTCCCACTGCCACGGGGGGGACGCCATTTCAGCGCGAAGTCTGGAAAACACTGCGCACTATCCCCTGCGGGCAGGTAATGCATTATGGCCAACTGGCTGAACAATTAGGCCGCCCTGGCGCGGCGCGTGCCGTTGGTGCGGCAAACGGATCGAATCCCATCAGCATCGTCGTACCTTGCCATCGGGTTATTGGCCGAAACGGCACCATGACCGGATATGCAGGCGGAGTTCAGCGAAAAGAGTGGTTATTGCGCCACGAAGGTTATCTTTTGCTGTAA
- a CDS encoding HlyD family secretion protein, which yields MIISKKQLIGVVAIGILLAGVVFFIWWVSKGRFIQTTDDAYIGGNITTVASKVSGYISAIEVRDNQSVKKGDIILRLDDRDYRANVARLEAKIKSSKANLESIQATIAMQQSIIQSASETWQAVKHEEQKRLRDTERYEKLAQSAAISQQIIDNARFDYQQVAAKERKAANDFLVEKQRLAVLSAQEENVRASIEEVQAALTQALLDLEYTLVRAPIDGIVANRSAHTGSWVEGGTSLVSLVPVSELWVDANYKENQIAGMKPGMKAEIRADILKGEVFHGHIESLSPATGASFSLIPIENATGNFTKIVQRVPVRIAFDDAKELKQLLRPGLSVTVSVDER from the coding sequence ATGATAATTTCTAAAAAACAGCTTATTGGGGTGGTAGCGATCGGTATTCTTTTGGCTGGCGTTGTCTTTTTTATCTGGTGGGTAAGCAAAGGAAGATTTATACAGACGACGGATGATGCTTACATAGGTGGTAATATCACCACGGTGGCAAGTAAAGTTTCTGGTTATATTTCTGCTATAGAGGTGCGCGATAATCAGAGTGTAAAAAAAGGCGATATTATCCTGCGTCTCGATGATCGGGATTATCGTGCAAATGTCGCCAGGCTTGAGGCAAAAATAAAAAGTAGCAAAGCCAATCTCGAAAGCATTCAAGCCACTATTGCGATGCAGCAGTCGATAATTCAAAGTGCCAGTGAAACATGGCAGGCAGTAAAACATGAGGAGCAAAAGCGCCTGCGAGATACTGAACGTTATGAAAAACTCGCACAATCAGCGGCAATATCGCAACAAATTATTGATAACGCCAGGTTTGACTACCAGCAGGTCGCAGCAAAGGAGCGCAAAGCCGCGAACGATTTCCTGGTGGAGAAGCAACGGCTGGCAGTTTTATCTGCTCAGGAAGAAAACGTACGTGCAAGTATCGAAGAAGTTCAGGCCGCTTTGACTCAGGCACTACTGGATCTGGAATATACCCTTGTTCGTGCGCCGATTGATGGCATTGTCGCAAACCGCAGCGCCCATACAGGCAGTTGGGTGGAAGGCGGCACATCGTTAGTTTCACTAGTACCAGTCAGTGAGTTGTGGGTTGATGCAAATTATAAAGAAAACCAAATAGCGGGAATGAAGCCAGGAATGAAGGCTGAGATCCGTGCTGATATTCTCAAAGGGGAAGTGTTTCACGGTCACATTGAAAGCCTTTCCCCAGCGACAGGAGCCAGTTTCAGCTTGATTCCGATAGAAAATGCCACTGGCAATTTCACCAAAATTGTTCAGCGTGTCCCGGTACGGATTGCATTTGACGACGCAAAGGAATTAAAGCAACTTCTTCGCCCGGGACTGTCCGTCACCGTCAGTGTTGATGAGAGATGA
- a CDS encoding SDR family oxidoreductase has product MNNVLILGAGGQIARHVINQLADKQTIKQTLFARQPAKIHKPYPTNSKIIMGDVLNHAALKQAMQGQDVVYANLTGEDLDIQANSVIAAMKACDVKRLIFVLSLGIYDEVPGKFGEWNNAVIGEPLKPFRRAADAIEASGLEYTILRPAWLTDEDIIDYELTSRNEPFKGTIVSRKSVAALITDIIDKPEKHIGENIGINQPGTDGDKPFFM; this is encoded by the coding sequence ATGAACAATGTACTGATTCTTGGTGCTGGCGGTCAGATAGCCCGCCATGTGATTAATCAACTGGCAGATAAACAAACCATTAAACAAACTTTATTTGCCCGTCAGCCAGCAAAAATCCACAAACCCTATCCAACTAATAGCAAGATTATTATGGGGGATGTACTGAATCATGCAGCACTGAAGCAGGCCATGCAGGGACAGGATGTTGTGTATGCCAACCTTACGGGGGAAGATTTAGATATTCAGGCAAATTCAGTGATCGCTGCGATGAAAGCCTGTGATGTTAAACGTCTGATCTTTGTTCTTTCCCTCGGTATTTATGATGAAGTTCCAGGAAAATTTGGCGAATGGAATAATGCAGTTATTGGTGAACCCCTAAAACCATTCCGCAGGGCTGCGGATGCAATTGAGGCTTCTGGACTGGAATATACAATTCTTCGCCCTGCCTGGCTGACTGATGAAGATATTATTGATTATGAGCTTACCTCACGCAATGAACCATTCAAAGGTACGATCGTATCACGTAAGAGTGTCGCAGCATTAATCACAGATATCATCGATAAACCTGAGAAACACATTGGTGAGAATATAGGCATCAATCAACCCGGGACTGATGGTGATAAGCCCTTCTTCATGTAA
- the uspE gene encoding universal stress protein UspE: MAMYQNMLVVIDPNQDDQPALRRAVYLHQRIGGKIKAFLPIYDFSYEMTTLLSPDERTAMRQGVISQRTAWIHEQAKYYLNAGVPIEIKVVWHNRPFEAIIQEVISGGHDLVLKMAHQHDRLEAVIFTPTDWHLLRKCPSPVWMVKDQPWPEGGKALVAVNLASEEPYHNALNEKLVKETIELAEQVNHTEVHLVGAYPVTPINIAIELPEFDPSVYNDAIRGQHLLAMKALRQKFGINENMTHVEKGLPEEVIPDLAEHLQAGIVVLGTVGRTGISAAFLGNTAEQVIDHLRCDLLVIKPDQYQTPVELDDEEDD, from the coding sequence ATGGCTATGTATCAGAACATGCTCGTTGTTATCGATCCTAACCAGGACGACCAACCAGCATTGCGGCGAGCTGTTTATTTACATCAACGGATTGGTGGCAAAATTAAAGCCTTTTTGCCGATCTATGACTTCTCATACGAAATGACCACCCTGCTCTCTCCGGACGAACGTACCGCTATGCGTCAGGGCGTCATCAGCCAGCGTACAGCCTGGATCCACGAGCAGGCAAAATATTATCTCAATGCTGGCGTTCCCATTGAAATTAAAGTGGTCTGGCATAACCGTCCTTTCGAAGCCATCATTCAGGAAGTGATCAGCGGCGGGCACGATTTGGTGCTAAAAATGGCGCACCAACATGACCGTCTGGAAGCGGTGATTTTTACGCCAACGGACTGGCATCTGTTACGCAAATGCCCAAGCCCGGTGTGGATGGTGAAAGACCAGCCGTGGCCGGAAGGGGGTAAGGCGCTGGTGGCGGTGAATCTCGCCAGTGAAGAGCCGTACCATAATGCGCTCAATGAAAAACTGGTCAAAGAGACGATCGAACTGGCAGAACAAGTCAACCATACCGAAGTTCATCTGGTTGGCGCTTATCCGGTAACGCCAATTAATATCGCGATTGAACTGCCGGAATTTGACCCGAGCGTTTATAACGATGCCATTCGTGGGCAACATTTGCTGGCAATGAAAGCTCTGCGGCAGAAATTCGGCATTAATGAAAACATGACGCACGTAGAAAAAGGTCTGCCCGAAGAGGTGATTCCTGATTTGGCGGAGCACTTACAGGCGGGGATTGTGGTTCTGGGCACGGTCGGACGCACCGGTATTTCAGCAGCATTCCTTGGCAACACGGCGGAACAGGTGATTGATCATCTTCGCTGCGACCTGCTGGTCATTAAACCTGACCAGTATCAGACACCCGTTGAACTGGATGACGAAGAAGACGATTAA